A single window of Ictalurus punctatus breed USDA103 chromosome 27, Coco_2.0, whole genome shotgun sequence DNA harbors:
- the LOC124626077 gene encoding uncharacterized protein LOC124626077 — MWYRNGQPVTDKLTKHIKLYLNCSEDAGNYSCAVRGREDLRSPELTVTCEPQNSGSVNYTVLKVIMVGLAVFLAVTLLSGALCMWKRKSSSANGHSSTGESGQRHSPAVYENVSASDRSGRVASDDQDDVHYASVVFKNSHTQEVSPSPRRRPDTTEYEDVQYAAVNVSRSTAAIQLVADEAADDPSQLYSKIQKLPTSAV, encoded by the exons ATGTGGTACAGGAACGGACAGCCTGTTACTGACAAACTCACCAAACACATCAAGCTCTACCTGAACTGCAGTGAAGATGCAGGAAACTACTCCTGTGCTGTGAGAGGACGTGAGGATCTCCGTTCTCCTGAACTAACTGTAACATGTGAGCCACAAAACTCAG GGTCAGTGAATTACACAGTGTTAAAGGTCATCATGGTGGGCCTGGCTGTCTTCCTGGCAGTAACACTCCTCTCAGGAGCTCTGTGTATGTG GAAGAGGAAGTCGAGCTCAGCTAATGGCCACAGCAGCACTGGTGAGAGTGGACAG CGTCACTCTCCTGCTGTTTATGAAAATGTTTCAGCCTCAGACCGCAGTGGAAGAGTCGCCTCAGATGATCAGGATGACGTTCACTATGCCAGTGTTGTCTTTAAAAACTCCCACACACAGGAAGTGTCTCCGTCACCCAGACGTCGTCCAGACACCACAGAGTATGAGGATGTTCAGTACGCTGCTGTGAACGTTAGCAGGAGCACTGCTGCCATCCA GCTTGTGGCAGACGAAGCAGCTGATGATCCGTCTCAGCTCTACAGCAAGATCCAGAAACTCCCCACTTCAGCAGTGTAG
- the LOC128628725 gene encoding sialoadhesin-like isoform X2 has translation MDVGSRKLLLLILLLNITVSVSGIQHMKVSCHPEKICALRESSVTLTCSYSNIIIITGFWFSLKDKAKWRKEEHPEDLALDSDYAGRVSYTEMTNFRSTLTITDLRERDSGEYRLVFITDKGEKYLSSAGVTLTVTDLQVTHNSLQQTLTCRTSCTLTFTVHRYFWYKNGQYLEKYKDNVRTFPLSKAEEGSYSCSVEGYGSILSLPVCVGRSCYSVTYRDKRVCAVEGSSVEFAGSYSHPSDLSVSEVFWHYFQRGKVFQDLKQETQFTNRVEYVKQDKSSTLKMKNLTKKDSGEYRLRFLIDGEGFSGRPGVVLSVTDLQVRVSRSAVASEGQTTVTLSCITSCTLSNNPTYMWYKNGQPVTDKLTKHNKLYLISSEDAGNYSCAVRGREDLRSPELTVTWSENYTVLKVIMVGLAVFLAVTLLSGALWMWKRKSSSANGHSSTGESGQRHSPAVYENVSASDRSGRVASDDQDDVHYASVVFKNSHTQEMSPSPRRPPDTTEDEDVQYAAVNVSRSTAAIQLVADEAADDPSQLYSKIQKLPTSAV, from the exons ATGGACGTTGGATCCAgaaagctgctgctgctgatccTGTTGTTGAATATTACAG TTTCAGTATCAGGTATCCAGCACATGAAGGTGTCATGCCATCCTGAGAAGATCTGTGCTCTGAGGGAGTCATCTGTGACCCTGACGTGCTCTTACtcaaatatcatcatcatcactggcTTCTGGTTCAGCCTAAAGGACAAAGCTAAATGGAGGAAGGAGGAACATCCAGAGGATTTAGCTTTAGACTCAGACTATGCAGGACGTGTGAGCTACACAGAGATGACAAACTTCCGCTCAACTCTTACAATAAcagacctgagagagagagactcagggGAATATCGCCTCGTGTTCATTACGGATAAAGGAGAGAAATATCTGAGCTCAGCTGGAGTTACTCTAACAGTTACAG ACCTGCAGGTGACCCACAACTCCCTACAACAAACTCTCACCTGCCGCACTTCCTGTACTCTGACCTTTACTGTTCACCGGTACTTCTGGTACAAGAATGGACAATACTTAGAGAAATACAAAGACAACGTGAGAACTTTCCCTTTAAGTAAAGCTGAAGAAGGCAGTTACTCCTGCTCTGTTGAAGGCTATGGTAGTATTCTCTCTCTTCCAGTGT GTGTTGGCAGGAGCTGTTATAGTGTGACCTACAGAGACAAAAGAGTCTGTGCTGTGGAAGGGTCTTCAGTGGAGTTTGCTGGAAGTTACTCACATCCCAGTGATCTGAGTGTTAGTGAAGTATTCTGGCATTATTTTCAGCGTGGTAAAGTCTTCCAGGACCTGAAGCAGGAAACACAGTTTACTAATCGAGTTGAATATGTGAAACAAGACAAAAGCAGcacattgaaaatgaaaaacctgACAAAGAAAGACTCTGGAGAATATCGCCTTAGATTCCTTATCGATGGTGAAGGATTCTCTGGTAGACCTGGAGTGGTTCTGAGTGTTACAG ATCTGCAGGTAAGAGTGAGTCGCTCTGCAGTGGCATCAGAAGGACAGACTACAGTAACGCTGAGCTGCATCACCTCCTGCACTCTGTCTAACAACCCCACTTACATGTGGTACAAGAACGGACAGCCTGTTACTGACAAACTCACCAAACACAACAAGCTCTACCTGATCTCCAGTGAAGATGCAGGAAACTACTCCTGTGCTGTGAGAGGACGTGAGGATCTCCGTTCTCCTGAACTAACTGTGACAT GGTCAGAGAATTACACAGTGTTAAAGGTCATCATGGTGGGCCTGGCTGTCTTCCTGGCAGTAACACTCCTCTCAGGCGCTCTGTGGATGTG GAAGAGGAAGTCGAGCTCAGCTAATGGCCACAGCAGCACTGGTGAGAGTGGACAG CGTCACTCTCCTGCTGTTTATGAAAATGTTTCAGCCTCAGACCGCAGTGGAAGAGTCGCCTCTGATGATCAGGATGACGTTCACTATGCCAGTGTTGTCTTTAAAAACTCCCACACACAGGAAATGTCTCCGTCACCCAGACGTCCTCCAGACACCACAGAGGACGAGGATGTTCAGTACGCTGCTGTGAACGTTAGCAGGAGCACTGCTGCCATCCA GCTTGTAGCAGACGAAGCGGCTGATGATCCGTCTCAGCTCTACAGCAAGATCCAGAAACTCCCCACTTCAGCAGTGTAG
- the LOC128629248 gene encoding sialoadhesin-like — MKNLSKKDSGRYQLRFLTNDGKGFSAEPGVILNVTDLQVRASRSAVASEGQTTVTLSCITSCTLSNNHTYMWYRNGQPVTDKLTKHNKLYLNSSEDAGNYSCAVRGREDLRSPELTVTCEPQNSVIILMYRVVIAQVQSSALTESSF; from the exons atgaaaaacctgTCAAAGAAAGACTCTGGAAGATATCAACTTAGATTCCTTACTAATGATGGTAAAGGATTCTCTGCTGAACCTGGAGTGATTCTGAATGTTACAG ATCTGCAGGTAAGAGCGAGTCGCTCTGCAGTGGCATCAGAAGGACAGACTACAGTAACGCTGAGCTGCATCACCTCCTGCACTCTGTCTAACAACCACACTTACATGTGGTACAGGAACGGACAGCCTGTTACTGACAAACTCACCAAACACAACAAGCTCTACCTGAACTCCAGTGAAGATGCAGGAAACTACTCCTGTGCTGTGAGAGGACGTGAGGATCTCCGCTCTCCTGAACTAACTGTGACATGTGAGCCACAAAACTCAGTCATTATATTAATGTATAGGGTTGTGATAGCTCAAGTTCAATCCTCAGCACTGACAGAGAGCAGCTTTTag
- the LOC124626410 gene encoding uncharacterized protein LOC124626410, producing MDVGSRKLLLLILLLNITVSVSGIQDVKVSCHPEKICALRESSVTLTCSYSNIIIITGFWFSLKDKAKWRKEEHPEDLALDSDYAGRVSYTEMTNFRSTLTITDLRERDSGEYRLVFITDKGEKYLSSAGVTLTVTDLQVTHDSTQQSLTCRTSCPLTFTVQYNWHKNGKIFEKYKDNMETFSLSKAEEGSYSCSVHSYGTILSLPVCVGRSCYSVTYRDKRVCAVEGSSVEFAGNYSHPSDLSVREVFWYYFQSGKDSKNLTQETQFTNRVEYVEQDKSSTLKMKNLSKKDSGEYQLRFLTNDGKGFSAEPGVILSVTGNVLH from the exons ATGGACGTTGGATCCAgaaagctgctgctgctgatccTGTTGTTAAATATTACAG TTTCAGTATCAGGTATCCAGGACGTGAAGGTGTCATGCCATCCTGAGAAGATCTGTGCTCTGAGGGAGTCATCTGTGACCCTGACGTGCTCTTACtcaaatatcatcatcatcactggcTTCTGGTTCAGCCTAAAGGACAAAGCTAAATGGAGGAAGGAGGAACATCCAGAGGATTTAGCTTTAGACTCAGACTACGCAGGACGTGTGAGCTACACAGAGATGACAAACTTCCGCTCGACTCTTACAATAAcagacctgagagagagagactcagggGAATATCGCCTCGTGTTCATTACGGATAAAGGAGAGAAATATCTGAGCTCAGCTGGAGTTACTCTAACAGTTACAG ACCTGCAGGTGACCCACGACTCCACACAACAAAGTCTCACCTGCCGCACTTCCTGTCCTCTGACCTTTACTGTTCAGTATAACTGGCACAAGAATGGAAAAATCTTTGAGAAATACAAAGACAACATGGAAACATTCTCTTTAAGTAAAGCTGAAGAAGGCAGTTACTCCTGCTCTGTTCACAGCTATGgtactattctctctcttccagTGT GTGTTGGCAGGAGCTGTTATAGTGTGACCTACAGAGACAAAAGAGTCTGTGCTGTGGAAGGGTCTTCAGTGGAGTTTGCTGGAAATTACTCACATCCCAGTGATCTGAGTGTTAGAGAAGTATTCTGGTATTATTTTCAGAGTGGTAAAGACTCCAAGAACCTGACGCAGGAAACACAGTTTACTAATCGAGTTGAATATGTGGAACAAGACAAAAGCAgcactttgaaaatgaaaaacctgTCAAAGAAAGACTCTGGAGAATATCAACTTAGATTCCTTACTAATGATGGTAAAGGATTCTCTGCTGAACCTGGAGTGATTCTGAGTGTTACAGGTAATGTCCTACACTGA
- the LOC128628725 gene encoding sialoadhesin-like isoform X1, with protein MDVGSRKLLLLILLLNITVSVSGIQHMKVSCHPEKICALRESSVTLTCSYSNIIIITGFWFSLKDKAKWRKEEHPEDLALDSDYAGRVSYTEMTNFRSTLTITDLRERDSGEYRLVFITDKGEKYLSSAGVTLTVTDLQVTHNSLQQTLTCRTSCTLTFTVHRYFWYKNGQYLEKYKDNVRTFPLSKAEEGSYSCSVEGYGSILSLPVCVGRSCYSVTYRDKRVCAVEGSSVEFAGSYSHPSDLSVSEVFWHYFQRGKVFQDLKQETQFTNRVEYVKQDKSSTLKMKNLTKKDSGEYRLRFLIDGEGFSGRPGVVLSVTDLQVRVSRSAVASEGQTTVTLSCITSCTLSNNPTYMWYKNGQPVTDKLTKHNKLYLISSEDAGNYSCAVRGREDLRSPELTVTCEPQNSGSENYTVLKVIMVGLAVFLAVTLLSGALWMWKRKSSSANGHSSTGESGQRHSPAVYENVSASDRSGRVASDDQDDVHYASVVFKNSHTQEMSPSPRRPPDTTEDEDVQYAAVNVSRSTAAIQLVADEAADDPSQLYSKIQKLPTSAV; from the exons ATGGACGTTGGATCCAgaaagctgctgctgctgatccTGTTGTTGAATATTACAG TTTCAGTATCAGGTATCCAGCACATGAAGGTGTCATGCCATCCTGAGAAGATCTGTGCTCTGAGGGAGTCATCTGTGACCCTGACGTGCTCTTACtcaaatatcatcatcatcactggcTTCTGGTTCAGCCTAAAGGACAAAGCTAAATGGAGGAAGGAGGAACATCCAGAGGATTTAGCTTTAGACTCAGACTATGCAGGACGTGTGAGCTACACAGAGATGACAAACTTCCGCTCAACTCTTACAATAAcagacctgagagagagagactcagggGAATATCGCCTCGTGTTCATTACGGATAAAGGAGAGAAATATCTGAGCTCAGCTGGAGTTACTCTAACAGTTACAG ACCTGCAGGTGACCCACAACTCCCTACAACAAACTCTCACCTGCCGCACTTCCTGTACTCTGACCTTTACTGTTCACCGGTACTTCTGGTACAAGAATGGACAATACTTAGAGAAATACAAAGACAACGTGAGAACTTTCCCTTTAAGTAAAGCTGAAGAAGGCAGTTACTCCTGCTCTGTTGAAGGCTATGGTAGTATTCTCTCTCTTCCAGTGT GTGTTGGCAGGAGCTGTTATAGTGTGACCTACAGAGACAAAAGAGTCTGTGCTGTGGAAGGGTCTTCAGTGGAGTTTGCTGGAAGTTACTCACATCCCAGTGATCTGAGTGTTAGTGAAGTATTCTGGCATTATTTTCAGCGTGGTAAAGTCTTCCAGGACCTGAAGCAGGAAACACAGTTTACTAATCGAGTTGAATATGTGAAACAAGACAAAAGCAGcacattgaaaatgaaaaacctgACAAAGAAAGACTCTGGAGAATATCGCCTTAGATTCCTTATCGATGGTGAAGGATTCTCTGGTAGACCTGGAGTGGTTCTGAGTGTTACAG ATCTGCAGGTAAGAGTGAGTCGCTCTGCAGTGGCATCAGAAGGACAGACTACAGTAACGCTGAGCTGCATCACCTCCTGCACTCTGTCTAACAACCCCACTTACATGTGGTACAAGAACGGACAGCCTGTTACTGACAAACTCACCAAACACAACAAGCTCTACCTGATCTCCAGTGAAGATGCAGGAAACTACTCCTGTGCTGTGAGAGGACGTGAGGATCTCCGTTCTCCTGAACTAACTGTGACATGTGAGCCACAAAACTCAG GGTCAGAGAATTACACAGTGTTAAAGGTCATCATGGTGGGCCTGGCTGTCTTCCTGGCAGTAACACTCCTCTCAGGCGCTCTGTGGATGTG GAAGAGGAAGTCGAGCTCAGCTAATGGCCACAGCAGCACTGGTGAGAGTGGACAG CGTCACTCTCCTGCTGTTTATGAAAATGTTTCAGCCTCAGACCGCAGTGGAAGAGTCGCCTCTGATGATCAGGATGACGTTCACTATGCCAGTGTTGTCTTTAAAAACTCCCACACACAGGAAATGTCTCCGTCACCCAGACGTCCTCCAGACACCACAGAGGACGAGGATGTTCAGTACGCTGCTGTGAACGTTAGCAGGAGCACTGCTGCCATCCA GCTTGTAGCAGACGAAGCGGCTGATGATCCGTCTCAGCTCTACAGCAAGATCCAGAAACTCCCCACTTCAGCAGTGTAG